The Pseudomonadota bacterium genomic interval GTGATCGTGGTGATGGCCTTTCGCCTCGCCGGGCCACGCGTTGCGATTTTCACAGCCGCCTCGCTCGCCTACCTTGCGTTCATGGGGCTCTGGGAGATCTCGATGATCACGGTTGCCCTCATTGGTGCCGGTGCTGCGTTGTGTATCGTGATCGGTATTCCGCTCGGAATCTGGTTCGGCAAATCGCGCCGCGCCTATGCCCTCGCCGAGCCGGTGCTGGATTTCATGCAGACCATGCCGGCCTTTGTCTACCTGATCCCGATCATCGCGTTCTTCGGCACCGGCAAACCACCCGGGGTGCTCGCCACCCTGATCTTCGCGATGCCGCCGGTCATCCGCTTGACCGCGCTCGGCATGCGTGGGGTACCCGAGACCACCAAGGAAGCCGCCGTCGCGTTCGGGTGCTCGAAGTGGCAACTGCTGCGCAACGTCGAACTGCCGCTGGCGCTGCCCTCGATCATGACCGGCGTGAACCAGACCATCCTCATGTCGTTGAGCATGGTCGTGATTGCCTCCCTGATTGGTGCCGAGGGCCTCGGCGCGTTGATCCTCGAGGCGCTACAGTACGCAGCCAAGGGCCAGGGCCTGCTTGGCGGCCTTGCCATCCTGTTGTGCGCCATGGTCATCGACCGCATCGCACAGGGCATGTACCGCCGCAAGGTCGGTGGCCACTGAGCACGCCGACCACCGTGACACGATCGCATCGGATCTGATAGCGCAGCCATGACGCAGAAATGGGGAATCAACAACGACTACGCGCCGCTGCGCGACGTGTTGCTGGGCGTGCCGGAGTACTACCAGTGGGTCGAGGCCGGCCCGTTGATCGCACGCACCCTGCAGAACGCGCACAAGACCGGCGTGCGCTTCGACCTGCAACGGGCGATGGCGCAACACGCCGAGATGGTGCGCATCTACGAAGACAACGGCGTGCGCTGCCACTTTCTCGACAGTGACCCGGTGCTGCACCGCAACTTCTTTGCGCGGGACAGTTCGGCGATGACGCCCTGGGGCGCCCTGATCTGCCACATGCAGCTGAAGGTGCGCCGCGCCGACTACGTCACCGCGATTCGGTTCTACCAGCAGAACAACATTCCGATCTGGCAGTACGCCACCGCAGGCCACTTCGAGGGCGGCGACTTCGTCATCCTCGAACCCGGCAAGGTCCTGATCGGCTACTGCGGCGAGCGCTCCGAGCAAGCGGGCTCCGAACAGGTCGCCGACTTCGTCCGCCAAGAGGGTTGGGAGGCCGTGACGGCTCCGATCAGCCGCGAGTTCGTGCACATGGACGGTATGGTGGTGCCGCTCGCGGAAAAGCTGCTGGTCGCCTGCGTCGACGCGATGGAGCCCTGGCTGGTCCAGCAGCTGCGCGACTGGGGCTTCGATTTTGTCGAGGTGCCCTACGTCGAGGCGAAGAACCTTGGCGTGAACCTCGTCGCGCTCGGCAACCACACGGTGCTGTCGATGGCGGGCGCCACGCAACTCAACGCCAAGATGCGCGCACTGGGCTTCACGGTGCACGAACCCGACATGTCGATGTTCACGCTGGGCGGCGGCGGCGTGCACTGCCTGGCGCAGGCCCTCTGCCGCGACGACGCCTGAGCCGACCGACTCAGACGGCTAACCCAATCGCACCATCCAGGCGCCGAGGAGTGCCAGGCCCGCCCCGAGCACCTTGACCGGGCTGATCGACCGCACAGCGAGCCCGAACGCGCCGAGGTGGTCGAGTGCCAACGAGCCGATCAGTTGACCGGCGATCAGGCAGACGAAAAACACCGACACGCCCGTGACCGGCGCAATCGCCGCGCCGCCCGCGACGATCAGCACGCCGATCAGGCCGCCGAGCACGACCCACCAGGGCAGGGCCGTCACAGCCGCAAAGGGCGCGCGCCCGCCGAGCACCGGCAACAACACCAGCGCCGACAGCAACGTGATCGCGATCGAGAGGCACGCAGCCGCCACGGGCGACCCCAGAATCTTGGCAGCGGCACCGTTGATCGCGGGTTGTGCAGAGAAGGCGGCGCCGATGGCGATCGCCGCAATCATGTAGAGGAGGCTCATGCGTGAGGGGTTCGCGCGTTTCGGGGAGCGCCATCCTACCGTGTCGCACCGCGCCAACCGAGCACAGTGCGCGTCAAAGAGTCGGAATCCAATGGGGGTGCTGGCGAACCGACCCGAGAAATTAGACCCCGCGGTTGGCCGCCGTGATGCTGCGCGACCCGACCCGGCTACGCGGCGGACCGGCGTGCGGCGCGCGGTGCCGTCACCGCAGGCGGATCGACCTGCACGGGCTCCCATTCGATGAGTGGCACATCGTCCGAGCAACTCCAGTCATAGGTCGATTTCTCGGTCGACCACATCCGGGTGACATGCCGTTTGAACTGGTGCTGGCCATCCGACGGCTGCTCGCGCTCGACGTAGACAAACCGACACCGCGCACGCAGGGCGTCGATGTCCCCGGCGTGCCGAATTCGAAAGGGCCGGCGCGGCAAGCCCCCCTCGCCCCAGCGCCGGTCGAGCGCCACCACCCGCATGCCCGCCGTGAGGCCGATGATCGGCATCCAGTCGGCCTCGGACCCGTCAGCGTTCAGCGTTGCGGCGCACAGTCGACCTTGCATGTGGCTTTGCCCCCGTGTGTGTGGCACACAGCATTGCGTTTCAGCGCCGACGCGTGTGTGACACACACACCATCTCGGGCGCTGGCCGGCAGCACGGCACGCAAGACACGCCGAAAATGCGACGGCCGTCGCGTCTCAAATGCCGAGATGCGCTGCCAAACGTCAGGGCAGCCCGCCAAACCGGGCCCGCTGCGCCCGCCAGAGGAGGCCGTTGCCGGCGGGGCGCCTGCGGTCATCTACAGGGTGGGCTAACAAAAAAGGCCCGGCCACAGCAGGCCAAGCCTTGTTTTGAATGGTGCCGGCACGAGGAGTCGAACCCCGGACCTACTGATTACAAGTCAGTTGCTCTACCAGCTGAGCTATACCGGCACACCAACGGCCTTGACCGTATCCGTTCTAGTGTACGACACCGCCCGGTCTGCCGCAATTCACGCGCCGGCCGCCGACCAGGTGGCCAGCATGCCGTCCATGACGAGTGTCGGCACGTGTGTCGCGTCGCGTTGCATGAGGGCAGCGACGCCCTCGGCGCTGCCGCCGGTGAGGTAACGCGCGACGGGGCGGCCGAGGGTGGCCTCCGCCTCGGCAATCATGCGGTCGACGGCGCCGGCCACGGCGAACCGCGCACCGGCGGCGATCGCGTCCAGGGTGTTGTCGGCAAAGGCGCGGTCCGCCTGGTGGTCAGACGCGGGCAACGCTGCGGTGCCCGCGGCGAGTGCGCGGCGCTGGGTCTCGACACCGGCGAAAATGCAGCCGCCGCGGTGCAGGCCGTCGGCGTCCACGAGATCGGCCGTGCCCGCGGTACCGAGGTCGACCACAACCGCCGCGCCCCGCTCCCGGCACCAGGCACCGAGCAGCGCAAACCACCGGTCGAGGCCAAGCTGGCTGCGCTCGCGGTACCCGCAGCGCAGGCCGTGCAGGTCGCGCGGGTTCCCGAGCGTCACCGGCGCCGCACGCCCGAGCTCGGCCAACGCATCGCACAACAGTCCGAGCGGCGTACTCCCACCCACGTTCGAAACCAACACCGGCGCGTTCGGCAGCGCCTCGAGGGCGGACAGGAGCGCCGCGCGCGGCCCGAGCTCACCGGTTGCCGCAGCGCGCCAGGCGACCGCGTCGACCAGGTGGGTGACCCCGTCGGCGTGGTGACCAAGCTTGATGCGCGTGTTGCCGATGTCGACCAGCACACTCACCGCGCGCGCACCGACACTTCGCCCGCACTCACGGCCCGTTCGCCGTCGCCGCTGTCGACGCGCAGCGTGCCATCCGCGTTGACTCCCCTTGCCGTGCCGTGCCACCGAGCTTCGCCTTGTAGCACGGTCACCGGCAACCCGGCCAGCACATCGCGCGCGCGCCAGTCGTCCCGGAAGCCCGGAAAGCCGCGCCGCTCGAAGCGGTCGCGGCAGGCGCGCAGCGCGGTCCAGATCCGGTAGGCGATTTCGTCGATCGGCGGCACCACAGTCGGCACCGTCTCACGCACCGAGGTGGTCGGTTGGCCGGTGTCGCTCTCGACCGGCTCGACGTTGAGGCCGATGCCGACCACGACGCGCTGCGATCCGGTTGCGGGGTTCGCGTGCGCGCTCAGCTCCAGCAGGATACCGGCGATTTTCCGCCCGTCGACCTGCACGTCGTTGGGCCACTTGAGCCCGATCGGTGACACGCCAAGGTCTTCGAGGACCCCGGCGAGTGCGGTTGCCGCCGCGAGGCTGAAGGGCCCGATCGCGGCGGGTTCGCCGCGCACCGTCAGCGAGGCGGAACCGTGGAAATTGCCAACAGGCGACAGCCAGTCC includes:
- a CDS encoding arginine deiminase family protein; translation: MTQKWGINNDYAPLRDVLLGVPEYYQWVEAGPLIARTLQNAHKTGVRFDLQRAMAQHAEMVRIYEDNGVRCHFLDSDPVLHRNFFARDSSAMTPWGALICHMQLKVRRADYVTAIRFYQQNNIPIWQYATAGHFEGGDFVILEPGKVLIGYCGERSEQAGSEQVADFVRQEGWEAVTAPISREFVHMDGMVVPLAEKLLVACVDAMEPWLVQQLRDWGFDFVEVPYVEAKNLGVNLVALGNHTVLSMAGATQLNAKMRALGFTVHEPDMSMFTLGGGGVHCLAQALCRDDA
- a CDS encoding DMT family transporter; amino-acid sequence: MSLLYMIAAIAIGAAFSAQPAINGAAAKILGSPVAAACLSIAITLLSALVLLPVLGGRAPFAAVTALPWWVVLGGLIGVLIVAGGAAIAPVTGVSVFFVCLIAGQLIGSLALDHLGAFGLAVRSISPVKVLGAGLALLGAWMVRLG
- a CDS encoding DUF3391 domain-containing protein, whose translation is MQGRLCAATLNADGSEADWMPIIGLTAGMRVVALDRRWGEGGLPRRPFRIRHAGDIDALRARCRFVYVEREQPSDGQHQFKRHVTRMWSTEKSTYDWSCSDDVPLIEWEPVQVDPPAVTAPRAARRSAA
- a CDS encoding type III pantothenate kinase; its protein translation is MSVLVDIGNTRIKLGHHADGVTHLVDAVAWRAAATGELGPRAALLSALEALPNAPVLVSNVGGSTPLGLLCDALAELGRAAPVTLGNPRDLHGLRCGYRERSQLGLDRWFALLGAWCRERGAAVVVDLGTAGTADLVDADGLHRGGCIFAGVETQRRALAAGTAALPASDHQADRAFADNTLDAIAAGARFAVAGAVDRMIAEAEATLGRPVARYLTGGSAEGVAALMQRDATHVPTLVMDGMLATWSAAGA
- a CDS encoding biotin--[acetyl-CoA-carboxylase] ligase, which codes for MSDAAALQATLRAGLPDCAVTVLAEVGSTNQWLLDRAESAVGDAFCLALRQTAGRGRRGKDWLSPVGNFHGSASLTVRGEPAAIGPFSLAAATALAGVLEDLGVSPIGLKWPNDVQVDGRKIAGILLELSAHANPATGSQRVVVGIGLNVEPVESDTGQPTTSVRETVPTVVPPIDEIAYRIWTALRACRDRFERRGFPGFRDDWRARDVLAGLPVTVLQGEARWHGTARGVNADGTLRVDSGDGERAVSAGEVSVRAR